From Humibacter ginsenosidimutans, a single genomic window includes:
- a CDS encoding CoA-acylating methylmalonate-semialdehyde dehydrogenase, with protein MALIRHVVNGAAFGEPERTADVYNPATGQVQHQVIMASDADAAAAIAAAKAALPGWRATSLTKRADVLFRLRHLLAENKDELAAIITSEHGKVLSDAAGEVARGLENVEFASGLIQHLKGDYSEQISTGVDVHSVKQPVGVVGCITPFNFPVMVPLWMIASAIACGNTVVLKPSEKDPSASVFLARLFSEAGLPDGVLNVLHGDKPAVDALLDSPDVAAISFVGSTPIAKSIYERAAANGKRVQALGGAKNHMVVLPDADIDAAADAAVSAAYGSAGERCMAVSVLVAVGDAGDKLIPAIQKRIDDLVIGDGTDAASGMGPLVTAQHREKVLSYVTGAAAEGSTVVVDGSQKQFDGDGFFIGATLLDNVPLESSTYRDEIFGPVLSVVRVDTLREAIDVINANEYGNGVAIFTRDGGAAREFEFDIEVGMVGVNVPIPVPVGSFSFGGWKKSLFGDSHIYGPESFHFYTRSKVVTSRWPEPATSKVELAFPGNHE; from the coding sequence ATGGCCTTGATCCGCCACGTCGTCAACGGCGCCGCTTTCGGCGAGCCCGAGCGCACCGCCGATGTCTACAACCCCGCGACCGGCCAGGTTCAGCATCAGGTGATCATGGCGAGTGATGCGGATGCCGCCGCGGCGATCGCCGCCGCCAAGGCCGCGCTCCCCGGATGGCGGGCCACGAGCCTCACGAAACGCGCCGACGTGCTGTTCCGTCTGCGCCACCTGCTGGCCGAGAACAAGGACGAGCTGGCCGCGATCATCACGAGCGAGCACGGCAAGGTGCTTTCCGACGCCGCGGGCGAGGTCGCGCGCGGTCTTGAGAACGTGGAGTTCGCCTCCGGCCTCATCCAGCACCTCAAGGGGGACTACAGCGAGCAGATCTCCACCGGCGTCGACGTGCACAGCGTCAAGCAGCCGGTGGGCGTCGTCGGCTGCATCACGCCGTTCAACTTTCCCGTGATGGTGCCCCTGTGGATGATCGCCAGCGCCATCGCATGCGGCAACACCGTGGTGCTCAAGCCGAGCGAGAAGGACCCGTCGGCATCCGTATTCCTCGCCAGGCTGTTCAGCGAGGCGGGGCTGCCCGACGGCGTGCTCAACGTGCTGCACGGCGACAAGCCGGCGGTGGATGCCCTGCTCGACTCCCCCGACGTCGCCGCCATCAGCTTCGTCGGCTCCACCCCGATCGCGAAGTCGATCTACGAGCGCGCAGCCGCGAACGGCAAGCGCGTGCAGGCACTCGGCGGTGCGAAGAACCACATGGTCGTGCTGCCCGACGCGGACATCGACGCGGCGGCGGATGCCGCCGTCTCGGCTGCCTACGGCTCCGCCGGCGAGCGCTGCATGGCCGTCAGCGTGCTGGTCGCCGTGGGCGACGCGGGAGACAAGCTGATCCCGGCCATCCAGAAGCGCATCGACGACCTCGTGATCGGCGACGGAACGGATGCCGCCAGCGGCATGGGCCCGCTCGTCACCGCACAGCACCGCGAGAAGGTGCTCTCCTACGTGACGGGCGCCGCGGCCGAGGGCTCGACGGTCGTCGTCGACGGCTCGCAGAAGCAGTTCGATGGCGACGGGTTCTTCATCGGCGCCACTCTGCTCGACAACGTTCCGCTCGAGTCGTCGACGTACCGCGACGAGATCTTCGGACCGGTGCTGTCGGTCGTGCGCGTCGACACCCTGCGCGAGGCGATCGACGTGATCAACGCCAACGAGTACGGCAACGGCGTGGCGATCTTCACACGTGATGGCGGAGCCGCGCGCGAGTTCGAGTTCGACATCGAGGTCGGCATGGTCGGCGTGAACGTGCCGATCCCCGTGCCGGTCGGATCGTTCTCCTTCGGCGGCTGGAAGAAGTCGCTGTTCGGCGATTCGCACATCTACGGCCCCGAGTCCTTCCACTTCTACACGCGCTCCAAGGTGGTCACGAGCCGCTGGCCGGAGCCCGCCACCTCGAAGGTGGAGCTCGCGTTCCCCGGAAACCACGAGTAG
- a CDS encoding ABC transporter ATP-binding protein encodes MTTLASEGAALPDTSTGSDRPAIAIRHVTKRFGDSTAVDDIDLQLAQGEFFALLGPSGCGKTTTLRMVGGFELPSMGTIELDGRDVTMLPPYKRDVNTVFQSYALFPHMTVADNVAYGLKRKGVASADIAKRGERMLELVGLAGFGKRRPHQLSGGQQQRVALARALVNEPKVLLLDEPMGALDAKIRKSMQLELKRIQQEVGITFLYVTHDQNEAMSMADRLAVMNGGRIEDMGTPQRVYDRPATQFVAEFLGSCNILPAEYDKRGGLRLPDGTPVVVASDDDFHAIAATDARVGLRPEKLVVTRSPATPGTSNTVGGTVRTATYLGASSEYEIDTAWGVLKAFAQNLSDDARARTGEQVTVSWTAEHGFLLPSAADSRGEAAPVTSNVGTVG; translated from the coding sequence ATGACGACCCTGGCGAGTGAGGGCGCTGCCCTACCCGACACATCCACCGGGAGCGATCGACCGGCCATCGCGATCCGGCACGTGACCAAGCGATTCGGCGACTCGACCGCTGTCGACGACATCGACCTGCAACTCGCCCAGGGCGAGTTCTTCGCCTTGCTGGGCCCGTCCGGCTGCGGCAAAACGACCACCCTGCGCATGGTCGGCGGATTCGAGTTGCCCAGCATGGGCACCATCGAACTCGACGGCCGCGACGTGACAATGCTGCCGCCGTACAAGCGCGACGTGAACACGGTGTTCCAGTCGTACGCGCTCTTCCCGCACATGACCGTCGCCGACAACGTCGCTTACGGGCTCAAGCGCAAGGGCGTGGCATCCGCCGACATCGCCAAGCGCGGTGAGCGGATGCTCGAACTCGTCGGCCTCGCCGGTTTCGGCAAGCGCCGCCCCCACCAGCTCTCCGGCGGCCAGCAGCAGCGCGTCGCGCTGGCACGCGCTCTCGTCAACGAGCCCAAGGTGCTGCTGCTCGACGAGCCGATGGGTGCGCTCGACGCCAAGATCCGCAAGTCGATGCAGCTCGAGCTCAAGCGCATCCAGCAGGAGGTCGGCATCACGTTCCTCTACGTCACGCACGACCAGAACGAGGCCATGTCGATGGCCGACCGACTGGCGGTGATGAACGGCGGTCGCATCGAAGACATGGGGACCCCTCAGCGTGTCTACGACAGACCCGCGACGCAGTTCGTCGCCGAGTTCCTCGGTTCCTGCAACATCCTTCCTGCGGAGTACGACAAGCGCGGCGGCCTGCGCCTGCCCGACGGCACGCCCGTGGTCGTGGCGAGCGACGACGACTTCCACGCCATCGCCGCGACGGATGCCCGTGTCGGCCTTCGTCCCGAGAAGCTCGTGGTGACACGAAGCCCCGCGACGCCCGGCACGTCCAACACCGTCGGCGGCACCGTGCGCACCGCCACCTATCTCGGGGCGAGCAGCGAGTACGAGATCGACACCGCCTGGGGCGTGCTCAAGGCGTTCGCCCAGAACCTGTCGGACGACGCGCGTGCGCGAACCGGCGAGCAGGTCACCGTCTCGTGGACCGCCGAGCACGGCTTCCTCTTGCCCTCGGCAGCGGATTCGCGTGGCGAGGCCGCTCCCGTGACGTCGAACGTCGGCACGGTCGGCTGA
- a CDS encoding PucR family transcriptional regulator, whose protein sequence is MPERHSFVEGRTERPDGDSAGSTTHPAHPDLDRAAKRQAVSRQAVLPTIREVLRLEELVSAAPEVITGAEALDRSVRWVHVSETAAVTHLVSGGELILSTGVGWPTDAPALRDFAAHLVDASIAGVVLELGHRFAEPPKAFADAAERLGLPFIVLHREARFVAITEAVHSRIIADQMAALRARDEIHALFTQLSLRGSPADYIVSQVARVLGTPTVLEDLTHRVIAVEAMGDDSRVLHDWEQRSREAHDRAADSAARDAVARPGDWTIVPVEARGMRWGHLIALPGRPHLAGRTNVLEQAAIALALGRLADRGADEWTRTSHERMITALLGRRFTGDASFADRLEASGVPVTGRTLVGLAVRARGSAKGAAAAASAASELGVPAITAAHPSLDAGTSVVVASLPRGARLSDAVLLAFASALAGAADAGSAEVTVAVGADADGIPGLMASVEQATELLVPRDEHKRRGPMIVRVEDRPLLRLLNSFGGDPRLQAHSERMLAPLIEHDLRRGGDLLEVLTAYLAYPGNRTRAATASHLSRSVFYQRIALIEDLLGVSLDDGEVVSALHAAVLARRAR, encoded by the coding sequence GTGCCAGAACGTCACAGCTTCGTCGAGGGTCGCACAGAACGTCCGGATGGCGACAGCGCCGGCTCGACGACCCACCCGGCGCATCCCGACCTCGACCGCGCCGCCAAACGGCAGGCGGTCTCCCGCCAGGCCGTGCTGCCGACCATCCGCGAGGTGCTGCGGCTCGAAGAGCTCGTCAGCGCCGCGCCCGAGGTGATCACAGGGGCCGAGGCGCTGGACCGCTCGGTGCGCTGGGTGCACGTCAGCGAGACGGCGGCCGTGACGCACCTCGTGAGCGGAGGCGAGCTCATCCTCTCCACCGGTGTCGGCTGGCCGACGGATGCCCCCGCCCTGCGCGACTTCGCAGCCCACCTCGTCGACGCCTCGATCGCCGGTGTCGTGCTGGAACTCGGCCACCGCTTCGCCGAACCGCCGAAGGCGTTCGCGGATGCCGCTGAGCGGCTCGGGCTGCCGTTCATCGTGCTGCATCGCGAGGCCCGGTTCGTGGCGATCACCGAGGCTGTGCACTCGCGCATCATCGCCGATCAGATGGCGGCGTTGCGGGCAAGGGACGAGATCCACGCGCTGTTCACGCAGCTGAGCCTGCGGGGGAGCCCTGCCGACTACATCGTCTCCCAAGTCGCCCGAGTGCTCGGCACGCCGACGGTGCTCGAAGACCTCACCCACCGCGTGATCGCCGTGGAGGCGATGGGAGACGACTCGCGCGTGCTGCACGATTGGGAGCAGCGCTCCAGGGAAGCGCACGACAGGGCGGCAGACAGCGCTGCACGGGATGCCGTCGCCCGCCCCGGCGACTGGACCATCGTTCCCGTCGAGGCACGCGGCATGCGCTGGGGCCACCTCATCGCGCTGCCCGGCCGTCCCCACCTCGCCGGCCGCACGAACGTGCTCGAGCAGGCAGCGATCGCGCTCGCCCTCGGCAGACTCGCCGATCGCGGGGCCGACGAGTGGACGCGCACCAGCCACGAGCGCATGATCACCGCGCTGCTCGGCCGACGGTTCACCGGCGACGCCTCGTTCGCCGATCGACTGGAGGCGAGCGGGGTGCCGGTGACGGGCCGCACGTTGGTCGGACTCGCGGTGCGGGCGCGCGGCAGCGCGAAGGGGGCGGCGGCCGCGGCATCCGCGGCGAGCGAACTCGGCGTTCCGGCGATCACCGCGGCGCACCCGTCGCTGGATGCAGGCACGAGCGTGGTCGTGGCATCCCTGCCGCGCGGTGCTCGGCTCTCGGACGCGGTGCTGCTCGCCTTCGCGAGCGCCCTGGCGGGGGCTGCGGACGCGGGAAGCGCGGAGGTGACCGTGGCCGTGGGGGCGGATGCCGACGGCATCCCCGGCCTCATGGCCTCGGTCGAGCAGGCGACCGAGCTGCTCGTTCCGCGCGACGAGCACAAGCGGCGAGGACCGATGATCGTGCGCGTCGAGGACCGGCCGCTGCTGCGACTGCTCAACTCGTTCGGCGGCGATCCGCGGCTGCAGGCGCACAGCGAGAGGATGCTCGCCCCGCTCATCGAGCACGACCTGCGCCGCGGGGGCGACCTGCTCGAGGTGCTCACCGCCTACCTCGCCTACCCGGGCAATCGCACGAGGGCCGCGACGGCCAGCCACCTCTCGCGGTCGGTGTTCTACCAGCGCATCGCGCTCATCGAAGACCTGCTCGGCGTCTCGCTCGACGACGGCGAGGTGGTCAGCGCGCTGCACGCGGCGGTGCTGGCTCGGCGAGCGCGCTGA
- a CDS encoding S9 family peptidase: MTEAAAHPAASSAAQSAKPRVAPYGEWTSPITALDTAQTGGVVAEPAFVGDEVWWLELVPAEQGRMAVRRRGADGEPADVLPAPWNARSRVHEYGGGSWAQIDGDLVFTEFTDQRLYRMPASGTPTPLTPEGRGFRFGGIAIRRDALLGTDADGRPVRADAVLAIRETHHGDGPSDLSRDVVLVPLDGSAAADASRMVSVAAGSWFFAQPTFSPNGRRLAWIAWDHPNMPWDGTELRVGEVGDDGRVTSWRTVLGGPTEAVQQPEWIDDDTLYAVSDRSGWWNIYRLDATVGASGGDPVAVTSLERDLSGPLWSLSGGRPYLIEPDGTLVAVATLGTDRLLRIVGAPGGSGVDGAGAASGSGTPGGSGAPGGLGAAGEASIEELTTPFDEIGLGGERNGALLVVSGSARVGRGIRVLHPDGPIDDVRVIGGASLDDGYLPDAEVMTFQGPQREVHAVVYRPKNKDFVAPEGELPPFVAMVHGGPTAHTSPQLSLAIAYWTSRGIGVIDVNYGGSTGYGREYRERLRGQWGVVDVEDTITAVRGIADAGIADAHRLLIRGGSAGGWTVLAALTTSDAFAAGASHFGVAELTEFVKETHDFESRYVDGLIGPLPDAAELYESRAPINHIDELATPVLLLQGLDDPIVPPSQAERFIEGLKSRGVRYAYRFYEGESHGFRRVETKVDALERELGFYGAVLGFAPPGVPELELL, translated from the coding sequence ATGACCGAAGCCGCAGCCCACCCCGCAGCGTCGTCTGCCGCGCAGTCCGCGAAGCCGCGCGTCGCGCCGTACGGCGAGTGGACATCCCCGATCACAGCCCTCGACACCGCGCAGACCGGCGGTGTCGTCGCAGAGCCCGCGTTCGTGGGCGACGAGGTGTGGTGGCTCGAGCTCGTGCCCGCCGAGCAGGGGCGGATGGCCGTGCGCCGGCGTGGGGCCGACGGCGAACCGGCCGATGTGCTGCCGGCCCCGTGGAACGCCCGCAGTCGCGTGCACGAATACGGCGGCGGCTCGTGGGCGCAGATCGACGGCGACCTCGTCTTCACCGAGTTCACCGACCAGCGGCTCTACAGGATGCCCGCATCCGGCACACCCACCCCGCTCACCCCCGAAGGCCGCGGCTTCCGTTTCGGTGGCATCGCCATTCGCCGCGACGCGCTTCTCGGCACGGATGCCGACGGTCGCCCCGTGCGCGCCGACGCGGTTCTCGCGATCCGCGAGACGCATCACGGCGACGGCCCCAGCGACCTGAGCCGGGATGTCGTGCTGGTGCCCCTCGACGGCTCCGCCGCCGCGGATGCGTCGCGCATGGTCTCGGTCGCCGCGGGCTCGTGGTTCTTCGCTCAGCCGACGTTCTCGCCGAACGGCAGGCGACTCGCGTGGATCGCATGGGACCACCCGAACATGCCGTGGGACGGCACGGAGCTGCGCGTCGGAGAGGTCGGCGACGACGGCCGGGTGACATCGTGGCGCACCGTGCTCGGCGGCCCGACGGAGGCGGTGCAGCAGCCGGAGTGGATCGACGACGACACGCTCTACGCGGTGAGCGATCGGAGCGGGTGGTGGAACATCTACCGACTGGACGCCACCGTCGGCGCATCCGGCGGTGACCCGGTCGCGGTCACGAGCCTCGAGCGCGATCTCAGCGGACCGCTCTGGAGCCTGAGCGGTGGACGACCGTATCTCATCGAGCCGGACGGGACCCTCGTCGCGGTGGCGACCCTTGGTACCGACAGGCTGCTGCGAATCGTGGGAGCTCCGGGCGGTTCCGGCGTGGATGGGGCAGGGGCGGCCAGTGGTTCCGGCACACCCGGTGGTTCCGGCGCGCCCGGCGGGCTCGGTGCAGCGGGCGAGGCATCCATCGAGGAACTGACGACGCCGTTCGACGAGATCGGGCTCGGCGGGGAGCGGAACGGGGCGCTTCTGGTGGTGTCGGGGAGCGCGCGGGTGGGCCGCGGCATCCGCGTGCTGCACCCGGACGGACCGATCGACGATGTGCGGGTCATCGGTGGCGCATCGTTGGACGATGGCTACCTTCCCGACGCCGAGGTGATGACGTTTCAGGGGCCGCAGCGCGAGGTGCACGCGGTCGTGTACCGCCCGAAGAACAAGGACTTCGTCGCGCCCGAGGGTGAGCTGCCGCCGTTTGTCGCCATGGTGCACGGCGGTCCGACCGCGCACACGTCTCCGCAACTGAGCCTTGCGATCGCTTACTGGACGAGCCGCGGCATCGGCGTCATCGACGTGAACTACGGCGGTTCGACCGGCTACGGACGCGAGTATCGCGAACGGCTGCGCGGCCAGTGGGGCGTCGTCGACGTCGAGGACACGATCACGGCGGTGCGCGGGATCGCGGATGCCGGCATCGCCGATGCGCATCGCCTGCTGATCCGAGGCGGTTCCGCAGGCGGGTGGACCGTGCTCGCCGCACTCACGACGTCGGACGCCTTCGCGGCCGGCGCATCCCATTTCGGCGTCGCCGAGCTGACGGAGTTCGTCAAGGAGACGCACGATTTCGAGTCGCGCTACGTCGACGGCCTCATCGGGCCGTTGCCGGATGCCGCCGAGCTGTACGAGTCGCGAGCGCCGATCAACCACATCGACGAACTCGCCACCCCGGTGCTTCTGCTGCAGGGACTCGACGACCCGATCGTTCCGCCGTCACAGGCGGAGCGCTTCATCGAGGGGTTGAAGTCGCGCGGCGTGCGCTACGCGTACCGGTTCTACGAAGGGGAGTCGCACGGCTTCCGGCGCGTCGAGACCAAGGTCGACGCGCTCGAGCGCGAACTCGGTTTCTACGGCGCCGTGCTCGGATTCGCGCCGCCCGGCGTCCCCGAACTCGAGCTGCTCTGA
- a CDS encoding DMT family transporter has translation MDESGAEGTRLQRVEHEFEGDARDVETAFAHPSPARSPRLLVSVVAVVAAALGGGLITIQARINGQLALELGDGYTAALISFFVGLVVIAVVSAVSAKARRGIRMIPAAVRSGELPWWMLLGGFAGATLVLSQGLAVTLIGVALFTVAIVAGQTIGSLVIDARGMGKVPPKPVTATRVIGTIVVIGSVALSVSPQINAHAPFLVLLMPLIAGCLTGWQQAVNGQVRTTVGSPVTATLVNFIAGTLLLGVVAIVHIALAGPPASLPTNPALYLGGVLGMIFIMVAAVIVPLVGVLLQGLAAVTGQLVAALVIEALFPAPGTTLQLVTIAGTLLTIVGLAISVIPKRAKDAARTDTAKPVAPID, from the coding sequence GTGGATGAGAGCGGCGCCGAAGGGACACGACTGCAGAGGGTCGAGCACGAGTTCGAGGGTGACGCACGGGATGTCGAGACCGCCTTCGCGCACCCGTCGCCCGCGAGGTCCCCGCGTCTGCTCGTCTCTGTCGTGGCCGTCGTCGCGGCCGCCCTCGGCGGCGGACTGATCACGATTCAGGCCAGGATCAACGGCCAGCTGGCGCTCGAACTCGGCGACGGCTACACCGCAGCGCTCATCTCGTTCTTCGTGGGGCTGGTCGTCATCGCCGTGGTCTCGGCGGTGTCGGCGAAGGCGCGGCGGGGCATCCGCATGATCCCGGCCGCCGTGCGCAGCGGCGAGCTGCCGTGGTGGATGCTGCTCGGCGGCTTCGCGGGCGCGACCCTCGTGCTCTCGCAGGGCCTCGCCGTCACGCTGATCGGCGTCGCGCTCTTCACGGTCGCGATCGTCGCCGGCCAGACCATCGGCAGCTTGGTGATCGATGCGCGCGGCATGGGCAAGGTCCCGCCGAAGCCCGTCACGGCCACCCGCGTGATCGGCACGATCGTGGTGATCGGGTCTGTCGCGCTCTCCGTCTCGCCGCAGATCAACGCGCACGCACCATTCCTCGTGCTGCTCATGCCCCTGATCGCAGGGTGCCTCACCGGCTGGCAGCAGGCCGTCAACGGTCAGGTGCGCACCACCGTCGGCTCCCCCGTGACGGCCACACTGGTGAACTTCATCGCCGGAACGCTGCTGCTCGGCGTTGTCGCCATCGTGCACATCGCGCTGGCGGGGCCGCCGGCATCCTTGCCGACGAACCCAGCGCTCTACCTGGGCGGGGTGCTGGGCATGATCTTCATCATGGTCGCGGCCGTGATCGTGCCGTTGGTCGGCGTGCTGCTGCAGGGGCTCGCCGCCGTGACCGGACAGCTGGTCGCGGCGCTCGTCATCGAGGCGCTCTTCCCTGCCCCCGGCACGACGCTGCAGCTCGTCACCATCGCGGGCACGCTGCTCACCATCGTGGGGCTGGCGATCAGCGTCATCCCGAAGCGCGCCAAGGACGCGGCGCGCACCGACACGGCGAAGCCCGTCGCACCGATCGACTGA
- a CDS encoding ABC transporter permease has translation MTTLAPATEVGGTPAPARGIKNRIRRNPAPYLLGLAGGAWLLVLFVIPLISGLAVSLMTGNPENGYTLTWNWSVYAQLFGPDATTNYWLFLGRAIFYGALATIVTILVGFPMAYFIAFRVKPQWKNALLLLVMLSFLVSFVIRTDMWAFLLSDQGPVLTVLRTLHLASSSFHILGTDAAVIGGLAYNDLAFMVLPIYVALERIDPRLIEASADLYGRKSATFFHTVLPLTRSGIFAGILLVFIDSAGDPVTPSLLGGTNTYTIGQAIQDAYLTNQQYNVAAALSTVLMIVLGVILFLYARIAGTDNIEDLV, from the coding sequence ATGACGACTCTCGCACCCGCCACCGAAGTCGGCGGAACGCCCGCCCCCGCACGCGGTATCAAGAACCGCATCAGACGCAACCCGGCGCCCTACCTGCTCGGCCTCGCCGGCGGCGCCTGGTTGCTCGTGCTCTTCGTGATCCCGCTCATCTCCGGGCTCGCCGTGTCGCTCATGACCGGCAACCCGGAGAACGGCTACACCCTCACGTGGAACTGGTCGGTCTATGCCCAGCTCTTCGGGCCCGATGCCACCACGAACTACTGGCTCTTCCTTGGTCGTGCCATCTTCTACGGCGCCCTGGCGACGATCGTCACGATCCTGGTCGGATTCCCGATGGCGTACTTCATCGCGTTCCGAGTTAAACCGCAGTGGAAGAACGCGCTCCTCCTCCTGGTGATGCTGAGCTTCCTGGTGTCGTTCGTGATCCGCACCGACATGTGGGCGTTCCTGCTGTCGGATCAGGGTCCCGTGCTGACCGTGCTGCGCACGCTGCACCTGGCGAGTTCCAGCTTCCACATTCTGGGAACGGATGCTGCCGTCATCGGCGGCCTGGCCTACAACGACCTCGCCTTCATGGTGCTGCCCATCTACGTGGCGTTGGAGCGCATCGATCCTCGTTTGATCGAGGCATCCGCGGATCTTTACGGACGCAAGAGCGCAACGTTCTTCCACACGGTGCTGCCGCTGACGCGGTCAGGTATCTTCGCCGGCATCCTGCTGGTGTTCATCGACAGCGCCGGTGACCCGGTGACCCCGTCGCTGCTGGGCGGCACCAACACGTACACGATCGGTCAGGCGATCCAAGATGCGTACCTCACGAATCAGCAGTACAACGTCGCGGCGGCACTGTCGACAGTGCTGATGATCGTGCTCGGCGTGATCTTGTTCCTCTACGCCCGAATCGCCGGAACCGACAACATCGAGGACCTCGTATGA
- a CDS encoding ABC transporter permease gives MSAVTTQTPATSRAHVAANKEPKQRKRPFLPIFYWVFLAITLLPIATMVLYSFNNTPTNRITFNWHGFTFYWYANLTQVQGLPQAFLLSIVIAILSALIALALGVPLSMALERYRFFGKGAVSATVFADIAAPSIVVGAASLSFFLSMNIPLGFWTVLLVHVTFNLAYVVVVIRARLSGTGTQLEQAAGDLGANPWVAFRSVTLPLLVPGMIAAGALSLAMSIDDYVITSFVAGPAVTFPLFVYGAAKVGLPPQVLCFGTIIFVVGLVVMLLNSWLTRRGRANG, from the coding sequence ATGAGCGCCGTCACGACTCAGACCCCCGCAACGTCGCGAGCCCACGTCGCGGCGAACAAGGAGCCCAAGCAGCGCAAGCGGCCCTTCCTGCCGATCTTCTACTGGGTGTTCCTCGCCATCACGCTGCTGCCGATCGCCACCATGGTGCTCTACAGCTTCAACAACACCCCGACGAACCGCATCACCTTCAACTGGCACGGCTTCACGTTCTACTGGTACGCGAACCTCACCCAGGTGCAAGGTCTGCCGCAGGCGTTCCTGCTGTCGATCGTGATCGCCATACTCTCGGCACTGATCGCCCTCGCGCTCGGAGTCCCCCTGTCCATGGCGCTGGAACGGTACCGATTCTTCGGAAAAGGTGCGGTGTCGGCCACGGTGTTCGCCGACATCGCAGCACCCTCGATCGTGGTCGGCGCGGCGTCACTGTCGTTCTTCCTCTCCATGAACATCCCGCTCGGCTTCTGGACGGTCCTCCTCGTGCACGTCACCTTCAACCTGGCGTACGTTGTCGTGGTCATCCGAGCCCGTCTGTCCGGCACCGGAACACAGCTCGAGCAGGCAGCAGGCGACCTCGGAGCGAACCCGTGGGTGGCGTTCCGGTCCGTCACGCTGCCGCTGCTGGTGCCCGGCATGATCGCCGCCGGCGCTCTCTCGTTGGCGATGTCGATCGACGACTACGTCATCACCAGCTTCGTGGCCGGTCCCGCAGTGACATTCCCGCTGTTCGTCTACGGTGCGGCGAAGGTGGGGCTTCCGCCGCAGGTGCTGTGCTTCGGCACGATCATCTTCGTGGTCGGTCTCGTCGTCATGCTCCTGAACAGCTGGCTCACGCGACGCGGCCGCGCGAACGGCTGA
- a CDS encoding polyamine ABC transporter substrate-binding protein, whose translation MNDIDPALLRGLTQRRISRRTLLRGALLGVGGAAIAAGLAGCSIPGSAEGAAVQKIDWKAFWAKQKPTKHLNFANWPLYIDQEKGKYPSLEAFTKATGIAVNYQQVIQNNAPFYATVAPQLRAHQDIGYDIVVMTNGWELTEMISNGFVMQLDHSRLPNFAKNAAANVKNPPYDPNNKHSVVWQTGFTGLAYNTKLAPKKVTSFKDLLDPAFKGHVGMMNDNTELGSAGLLAVGIEPTTSTPADWRKAAAWLKEGRPNVSGYYDQSYIDKLQNGDTWISQAWSGDVFQAQANGAKHLEFVIPAEGQMVWHDNMMIPMQAENPLSALSWMNFYYTPEIAGMVEDWVNYVCPVPSAKEYILKELDDPDVANSPLVFPSPAVDKVTHNFRVFKDYDEYEEWNSIFNPVIQG comes from the coding sequence ATGAACGACATCGATCCCGCCCTGCTCAGGGGCCTGACTCAGCGTCGCATCTCTCGTCGAACACTGCTCCGCGGCGCCCTTCTCGGCGTCGGCGGCGCCGCGATCGCAGCCGGTCTCGCCGGCTGCTCCATCCCCGGCTCCGCAGAAGGCGCGGCGGTTCAGAAGATCGACTGGAAGGCGTTCTGGGCGAAGCAGAAGCCGACGAAGCATCTCAACTTCGCCAACTGGCCGCTGTACATCGACCAGGAGAAGGGCAAGTACCCGTCTCTGGAGGCCTTCACCAAGGCGACCGGAATCGCGGTCAACTACCAGCAGGTCATCCAGAACAACGCCCCCTTCTATGCAACCGTTGCGCCGCAGCTGCGCGCCCACCAGGACATCGGCTACGACATCGTGGTCATGACCAACGGCTGGGAGCTGACCGAGATGATCAGCAACGGTTTCGTCATGCAGCTGGACCACTCCCGGTTGCCCAACTTCGCGAAGAACGCGGCCGCCAACGTGAAGAACCCGCCGTACGACCCGAACAACAAGCATTCGGTCGTGTGGCAGACCGGGTTCACCGGGTTGGCATACAACACCAAGCTCGCGCCCAAGAAGGTGACCAGCTTCAAAGACCTGCTCGACCCGGCGTTCAAGGGCCATGTCGGCATGATGAACGACAACACCGAGCTCGGTTCCGCCGGGCTGCTCGCCGTCGGCATCGAGCCGACGACGTCGACGCCTGCCGACTGGCGGAAGGCAGCTGCCTGGTTGAAGGAGGGCCGCCCCAACGTCTCCGGATACTACGACCAGAGCTACATCGACAAGCTGCAGAACGGCGACACCTGGATATCGCAGGCGTGGTCGGGCGACGTTTTCCAGGCGCAGGCCAACGGCGCCAAGCACCTCGAGTTCGTCATCCCGGCCGAAGGCCAGATGGTGTGGCACGACAACATGATGATTCCGATGCAGGCCGAGAACCCGCTCTCTGCTCTGTCGTGGATGAACTTCTACTACACGCCGGAGATCGCCGGCATGGTCGAGGACTGGGTGAACTATGTGTGCCCGGTGCCTTCGGCGAAGGAGTACATCCTGAAGGAGCTCGACGATCCGGACGTCGCCAACAGTCCGCTGGTCTTCCCGAGCCCCGCCGTCGACAAGGTGACGCACAACTTCCGCGTGTTCAAGGACTACGACGAATACGAGGAATGGAACTCCATCTTCAACCCGGTGATCCAGGGGTGA